A genome region from Brassica oleracea var. oleracea cultivar TO1000 chromosome C2, BOL, whole genome shotgun sequence includes the following:
- the LOC106327124 gene encoding uncharacterized protein LOC106327124 isoform X4, producing MNVDQCQWPEKMMCMGVDGGCGAEEKKNDNKGVDLLAQASKHLSERSPYDVPEDGLALGLSVNTLPVVLANLLNQKDDKKRHKKSHHGTETKQKKKSSRQGEKLRAGSIWVEHDDYFRRLEAPDLETLSDLASLRSLSSRNCFLVPSASIQQRETDATARNEDAVCGEETQDILSEGVNEVVGHQPMTVDNVGDEISSGGLEWIVGCRNRILLTSERPSKKRRRLGSDAGLEKLVVAAPCRENALLCDFCCTGEAKGYHHQLIVCTSCKATVHKKCYGVVEDTDKTWLCSWCELENGRGNSERPCSLCPKKGGVLKPVLSKTENGGPPEFAHLYCSLWMPEVYIEDLNKMEPILNLPGIKETRRKLLCNLCKVKSGACTRCCYATCRASFHPICAREAGNRLEIWGKHGCDTVELRAFCSKHSDIQDSGRPINGGNINAADPPVCHLRTESIGDRLSNDETGVEVGTQDIVESGMTERSTDNEKKTRSESLSFVLILKKLINLGKVDVKDVAEEIGVNPDALNAKLMDGDLLPDLLGKIVKWLSQHAHMGTRDKCGNIKSTNTTKSERRAANCTEGIVMLDSDIVDPGVFSLERASAEICTGIGFVVDEAKANKPVLKKEISGNLPSDHSPEEQKPVVLDQEFRGKNTVHLSDDLGEKSNPSSSGLMVENAFSVGPNSSQNRLILNDPSPMILDLLDHEAYPGFSPHPYIHKELSEMGKGKTVKSSTNSYVDRMTTEPDGSEEGTKHLQDAGDHTTCCNSQSQSADCGDPFCRLAKARKFGILDMYPKDEVEGELLYYQLQLLGTGVSRKQLSDDLAYAVTKKLPLEIDEQHGRRWDDVLVNKYFHDVREARKQGRKEKRHKEAQAVLAAATQAAATSSRNTSLRKDTSEEPAQQEMSTNRRGGAHLVPQTKETLLKVPVSGPPSEKRSGQRTREFSLENPRSCDICRRSETIWNLIVVCSSCKVAVHMDCYKCAKESTGPWYCELCAESTGSFNFWEKPYSTTECALCGGTTGAFRKATDGQWVHAFCAEWSLESTFRRGQVNPVQGMESLAKNTNTCCVCQRIYGACIKCSYGNCQTTFHPTCARSARFHMTGGGKLPHKAYCEKHSLEQKAKAKSQKHEAVEQKSLKHYRVELERLRLLCERIVKREKLKRELAVFSHEILAARRDHAARNPFSPPEVSSDSATTSIKGYPDSNISGSEAIQRSDDITIDSTASVKQRRGKGLVLIDTDQKTDDSATSRGRFTRNPTESQLFSVKTVPRKHCIVSPSVSEEGDEESETKKQHVETFAKELVMTSDEASFKNRRLPKGYFYVPVDGLQEDKPDSSDKPINQTVPYGECEI from the exons ATGAACGTTGACCAATGCCAGTGGCCGGAGAAGATGATGTGTATGGGAGTGGACGGAGGTTGTGGTGCTGAAGAGAAGAAGAATGATAACAAGGGAGTCGATTTGTTAGCTCAGGCTAGCAAACATCTCTCGGAGAGGTCTCCTTACGATGTTCCTGAAGATGGTTTAGCTCTGGGGTTAAGTGTGAATACTCTGCCAGTTGTGTTAGCTAATTTGTTGAACCAAAAGGATGACAAGAAGCGGCATAAGAAGTCTCACCATGGGACTGAGACGAAGCAGAAGAAGAAGTCTTCTAGGCAAGGGGAGAAGTTGAGAGCTGGGAGTATATGGGTTGAACATGATGACTACTTTAGGCGCTTAGAGGCTCCTGATTTAGAAACTTTGTCAGATTTAGCTTCTCTACGTTCTTTATCTTCTAGAAACTGCTTTTTAGTTCCATCCGCTAGTATTCAACAGAGGGAAACTGATGCGACTGCTAGAAACGAGGATGCTGTTTGTGGAGAAGAAACTCAAGACATTCTTAGTGAAGGGGTAAACGAAGTTGTTGGTCATCAGCCAATGACTGTTGATAATGTGGGCGATGAGATCTCTTCTGGTGGTTTAGAATGGATTGTAGGCTGTAGAAATAGGATTTTGTTGACATCAGAAAGGCCCTCCAAAAAGCGGAGACGTCTTGGTAGTGATGCAGGTTTGGAGAAATTAGTGGTTGCCGCTCCTTGCAGAGAGAATGCATTGTTATGTGATTTTTGCTGCACTGGTGAGGCCAAGGGATACCATCACCAGTTGATTGTTTGCACTTCCTGCAAAGCCACAGTTCATAAAAAATGCTATGGTGTGGTTGAGGATACGGATAAGACATGGTTGTGCTCCTGGTGTGAGCTGGAGAATGGTCGTGGTAATAGTGAAAGACCGTGCTCGCTTTGTCCGAAAAAGGGTGGCGTTCTGAAACCTGTTCTCTCGAAAACTGAGAATGGTGGGCCACCGGAGTTTGCTCATCTGTATTGTTCTCTGTGGATGCCTGAGGTGTATATAGAAGACTTGAATAAAATGGAACCTATCTTGAATTTGCCTGGGATAAAAGAAACTCGCAGGAAGTTGTTGTGTAACTTGTGCAAGGTGAAATCTGGTGCTTGCACTCGATGTTGTTATG CAACATGCCGAGCATCTTTCCATCCTATATGTGCAAGGGAGGCAGGGAATAGGCTAGAAATCTGGGGAAAACATGGGTGTGACACT GTTGAACTGCGAGCTTTCTGCTCGAAGCATTCAGATATTCAAGATAGTGGAAGGCCTATAAACGGCGGAAATATTAATGCAGCTGATCCTCCTGTATGTCATCTTCGAACAGAATCTATAGGAGATCGCCTAAGTAATGATGAGACGGGAGTTGAAGTAGGAACACAAG ACATTGTTGAATCAGGGATGACTGAGAGGAGCACCGATAATGAAAAAAAAACTCGATCCGAGTCTCTTAGTTTTGTATTGATTCTGAAAAAG TTGATCAACCTGGGCAAAGTAGATGTGAAGGATGTGGCCGAAGAGATTGGGGTCAATCCTGATGCTTTGAATGCCAAACTTATG GACGGAGACTTGTTACCTGATTTACTAGGCAAGATAGTTAAATGGCTTAGCCAGCATGCACACATGGGTACTAGGGACAAATGCGGAAATATTAAAAGTACGAACACTACTAAATCTGAGCGTCGGGCAGCTAACTGTACTGAAGGCATTGTGATGTTAGATTCTGACATTGTAGACCCTGGTGTCTTTTCTTTGGAGCGAGCCTCTGCTGAAATTTGTACTGGTATTGGTTTTGTGGTTGATGAAGCTAAAGCTAATAAGCCAGTTTTGAAAAAAGAAATCAGTGGGAATTTGCCATCTGATCATTCTCCAGAAGAACAG AAACCAGTAGTGCTTGATCAGGAGTTTCGTGGGAAAAATACAGTTCATCTTTCTG ATGATCTCGGAGAAAAATCAAATCCCAGCTCGTCTGGACTAATGGTGGAGAATGCCTTTTCCGTGGGGCCAAATAGTTCTCAAAACCGTTTAATTTTGAACGATCCAAGTCCTATGATCTTGGATCTCCT TGATCATGAAGCATATCCTGGTTTCAGTCCTCATCCTTATATTCACAAAGAATTGTCAGAGATGGGCAAGGGAAAGACCGTGAAAAGCAGCACGAATTCTTATGTGGATAGGATGACAACCGAACCTGATG GCTCTGAAGAAGGAACCAAGCATCTGCAGGACGCTGGCGATCATACTACCTGTTGTAATTCCCAAAGTCAGAGTGCAGACTGCGGAGACCCATTTTGTCGGTTAGCTAAAGCTAGGAAATTTGGCATACTGGATATGTATCCTAAAGATGAAGTGGAAGGAGAACTTCTATATTATCAACTTCAGTTACTTGGCACCGGAGTTTCAAGAAAACAACTATCGG ACGATCTAGCCTACGCAGTTACCAAAAAGCTGCCCCTGGAGATTGATGAACAGCATGGACGAAGATGGGATGATGTGCTGGTCAACAAATATTTCCATGATGTCAGGGAAGCAAGAAAGCAAGGTAGGAAAGAGAAAAGACACAAAGAAGCCCAGGCTGTTCTAGCAGCTGCTACTCAAGCAGCAGCAACATCTTCTCGGAATACATCGCTCAGGAAAGATACGTCAGAAGAACCTGCTCAACAAGAG ATGAGTACGAATAGACGTGGCGGCGCCCACCTAGTGCCACAGACAAAGGAAACACTTTTAAAGGTGCCGGTTTCCGGTCCACCATCTGAGAAGCGTTCTGGTCAGCGTACACGAGAATTTTCATTAGAAAATCCACGAAGTTGTGACATCTGCAGACGCTCTGAAACTATATGGAACCTGATTGTGGTGTGCTCTAGTTGCAAG GTTGCTGTTCACATGGATTGCTACAAATGTGCTAAAGAATCTACTGGTCCTTGGTACTGTGAACTATGTGCGGAATCTACTGGTTCTTTCAATTTTTGGGAAAAACCGTATTCTACTACAGAGTGTGCTTTATGTGGAGGCACAACTGGGGCATTTAGGAAAGCCACAGATGGCCAGTGGGTTCATGCATTTTGTGCTGAG TGGTCTCTTGAATCAACCTTCAGAAGGGGTCAAGTAAATCCTGTGCAGGGAATG GAATCTCTGGCTAAGAACACCAACACTTGTTGTGTATGCCAACGGATATATGGTGCATGCATTAAG TGTAGTTATGGTAACTGCCAGACGACATTTCACCCCACCTGTGCCAGAAGTGCTCGCTTTCATATGACTGGTGGTGGAAAACTTCCGCATAAGGCTTACTGTGAGAAACACAGCTTGGAGCAGAAGGCAAAG GCTAAATCTCAGAAACATGAGGCAGTGGAACAGAAAAGTCTCAAACATTATAGG GTTGAACTTGAGAGGTTACGCCTTCTGTGTGAGCGTATAGTCAAGAGGGAGAAGTTAAAA CGAGAGCTGGCTGTTTTCTCGCATGAGATACTTGCTGCCAGAAGGGATCACGCTGCACGTAATCCATTTTCTCCTCCTGAAGTTTCATCGGACTCTGCTACAACGTCAATTAAAGGTTATCCAGATAGTAATATATCTGGCAGTGAAGCAATACAGAGGTCAGATGATATCACCATCGACAGCACAGCCTCTGTTAAGCAGCGGCGAGGCAAAGGTCTCGTTTTAATAGACACTGATCAGAAAACAGACGATAGTGCTACTTCCAGGGGTCGGTTTACTCGTAATCCAACCGAAAGCCAATTATTTTCTGTGAAAACCGTTCCACGCAAACATTGTATAGTCTCGCCAAGTGTTTCAGAGGAAGGAGATGAAGAATCAGAGACCAAGAAG CAGCATGTAGAAACATTTGCGAAGGAGCTTGTGATGACATCGGATGAAGCTTCTTTCAAGAACCGGCGGCTCCCAAAGGGATACTTTTATGTTCCTGTTGATGGTCTGCAAGAAGACAAGCCAGATTCATCTGATAAGCCAATCAACCAAACTGTGCCTTATGGTGAGTGTGAGATTTGA
- the LOC106327124 gene encoding uncharacterized protein LOC106327124 isoform X3 → MNVDQCQWPEKMMCMGVDGGCGAEEKKNDNKGVDLLAQASKHLSERSPYDVPEDGLALGLSVNTLPVVLANLLNQKDDKKRHKKSHHGTETKQKKKSSRQGEKLRAGSIWVEHDDYFRRLEAPDLETLSDLASLRSLSSRNCFLVPSASIQQRETDATARNEDAVCGEETQDILSEGVNEVVGHQPMTVDNVGDEISSGGLEWIVGCRNRILLTSERPSKKRRRLGSDAGLEKLVVAAPCRENALLCDFCCTGEAKGYHHQLIVCTSCKATVHKKCYGVVEDTDKTWLCSWCELENGRGNSERPCSLCPKKGGVLKPVLSKTENGGPPEFAHLYCSLWMPEVYIEDLNKMEPILNLPGIKETRRKLLCNLCKVKSGACTRCCYATCRASFHPICAREAGNRLEIWGKHGCDTVELRAFCSKHSDIQDSGRPINGGNINAADPPVCHLRTESIGDRLSNDETGVEVGTQEFDRSATDIVESGMTERSTDNEKKTRSESLSFVLILKKLINLGKVDVKDVAEEIGVNPDALNAKLMDGDLLPDLLGKIVKWLSQHAHMGTRDKCGNIKSTNTTKSERRAANCTEGIVMLDSDIVDPGVFSLERASAEICTGIGFVVDEAKANKPVLKKEISGNLPSDHSPEEQKPVVLDQEFRGKNTVHLSDDLGEKSNPSSSGLMVENAFSVGPNSSQNRLILNDPSPMILDLLDHEAYPGFSPHPYIHKELSEMGKGKTVKSSTNSYVDRMTTEPDGSEEGTKHLQDAGDHTTCCNSQSQSADCGDPFCRLAKARKFGILDMYPKDEVEGELLYYQLQLLGTGVSRKQLSDDLAYAVTKKLPLEIDEQHGRRWDDVLVNKYFHDVREARKQGRKEKRHKEAQAVLAAATQAAATSSRNTSLRKDTSEEPAQQEMSTNRRGGAHLVPQTKETLLKVPVSGPPSEKRSGQRTREFSLENPRSCDICRRSETIWNLIVVCSSCKVAVHMDCYKCAKESTGPWYCELCAESTGSFNFWEKPYSTTECALCGGTTGAFRKATDGQWVHAFCAEWSLESTFRRGQVNPVQGMESLAKNTNTCCVCQRIYGACIKCSYGNCQTTFHPTCARSARFHMTGGGKLPHKAYCEKHSLEQKAKAKSQKHEAVEQKSLKHYRVELERLRLLCERIVKREKLKRELAVFSHEILAARRDHAARNPFSPPEVSSDSATTSIKGYPDSNISGSEAIQRSDDITIDSTASVKQRRGKGLVLIDTDQKTDDSATSRGRFTRNPTESQLFSVKTVPRKHCIVSPSVSEEGDEESETKKQHVETFAKELVMTSDEASFKNRRLPKGYFYVPVDGLQEDKPDSSDKPINQTVPYGECEI, encoded by the exons ATGAACGTTGACCAATGCCAGTGGCCGGAGAAGATGATGTGTATGGGAGTGGACGGAGGTTGTGGTGCTGAAGAGAAGAAGAATGATAACAAGGGAGTCGATTTGTTAGCTCAGGCTAGCAAACATCTCTCGGAGAGGTCTCCTTACGATGTTCCTGAAGATGGTTTAGCTCTGGGGTTAAGTGTGAATACTCTGCCAGTTGTGTTAGCTAATTTGTTGAACCAAAAGGATGACAAGAAGCGGCATAAGAAGTCTCACCATGGGACTGAGACGAAGCAGAAGAAGAAGTCTTCTAGGCAAGGGGAGAAGTTGAGAGCTGGGAGTATATGGGTTGAACATGATGACTACTTTAGGCGCTTAGAGGCTCCTGATTTAGAAACTTTGTCAGATTTAGCTTCTCTACGTTCTTTATCTTCTAGAAACTGCTTTTTAGTTCCATCCGCTAGTATTCAACAGAGGGAAACTGATGCGACTGCTAGAAACGAGGATGCTGTTTGTGGAGAAGAAACTCAAGACATTCTTAGTGAAGGGGTAAACGAAGTTGTTGGTCATCAGCCAATGACTGTTGATAATGTGGGCGATGAGATCTCTTCTGGTGGTTTAGAATGGATTGTAGGCTGTAGAAATAGGATTTTGTTGACATCAGAAAGGCCCTCCAAAAAGCGGAGACGTCTTGGTAGTGATGCAGGTTTGGAGAAATTAGTGGTTGCCGCTCCTTGCAGAGAGAATGCATTGTTATGTGATTTTTGCTGCACTGGTGAGGCCAAGGGATACCATCACCAGTTGATTGTTTGCACTTCCTGCAAAGCCACAGTTCATAAAAAATGCTATGGTGTGGTTGAGGATACGGATAAGACATGGTTGTGCTCCTGGTGTGAGCTGGAGAATGGTCGTGGTAATAGTGAAAGACCGTGCTCGCTTTGTCCGAAAAAGGGTGGCGTTCTGAAACCTGTTCTCTCGAAAACTGAGAATGGTGGGCCACCGGAGTTTGCTCATCTGTATTGTTCTCTGTGGATGCCTGAGGTGTATATAGAAGACTTGAATAAAATGGAACCTATCTTGAATTTGCCTGGGATAAAAGAAACTCGCAGGAAGTTGTTGTGTAACTTGTGCAAGGTGAAATCTGGTGCTTGCACTCGATGTTGTTATG CAACATGCCGAGCATCTTTCCATCCTATATGTGCAAGGGAGGCAGGGAATAGGCTAGAAATCTGGGGAAAACATGGGTGTGACACT GTTGAACTGCGAGCTTTCTGCTCGAAGCATTCAGATATTCAAGATAGTGGAAGGCCTATAAACGGCGGAAATATTAATGCAGCTGATCCTCCTGTATGTCATCTTCGAACAGAATCTATAGGAGATCGCCTAAGTAATGATGAGACGGGAGTTGAAGTAGGAACACAAG AATTTGACAGGTCTGCAACAGACATTGTTGAATCAGGGATGACTGAGAGGAGCACCGATAATGAAAAAAAAACTCGATCCGAGTCTCTTAGTTTTGTATTGATTCTGAAAAAG TTGATCAACCTGGGCAAAGTAGATGTGAAGGATGTGGCCGAAGAGATTGGGGTCAATCCTGATGCTTTGAATGCCAAACTTATG GACGGAGACTTGTTACCTGATTTACTAGGCAAGATAGTTAAATGGCTTAGCCAGCATGCACACATGGGTACTAGGGACAAATGCGGAAATATTAAAAGTACGAACACTACTAAATCTGAGCGTCGGGCAGCTAACTGTACTGAAGGCATTGTGATGTTAGATTCTGACATTGTAGACCCTGGTGTCTTTTCTTTGGAGCGAGCCTCTGCTGAAATTTGTACTGGTATTGGTTTTGTGGTTGATGAAGCTAAAGCTAATAAGCCAGTTTTGAAAAAAGAAATCAGTGGGAATTTGCCATCTGATCATTCTCCAGAAGAACAG AAACCAGTAGTGCTTGATCAGGAGTTTCGTGGGAAAAATACAGTTCATCTTTCTG ATGATCTCGGAGAAAAATCAAATCCCAGCTCGTCTGGACTAATGGTGGAGAATGCCTTTTCCGTGGGGCCAAATAGTTCTCAAAACCGTTTAATTTTGAACGATCCAAGTCCTATGATCTTGGATCTCCT TGATCATGAAGCATATCCTGGTTTCAGTCCTCATCCTTATATTCACAAAGAATTGTCAGAGATGGGCAAGGGAAAGACCGTGAAAAGCAGCACGAATTCTTATGTGGATAGGATGACAACCGAACCTGATG GCTCTGAAGAAGGAACCAAGCATCTGCAGGACGCTGGCGATCATACTACCTGTTGTAATTCCCAAAGTCAGAGTGCAGACTGCGGAGACCCATTTTGTCGGTTAGCTAAAGCTAGGAAATTTGGCATACTGGATATGTATCCTAAAGATGAAGTGGAAGGAGAACTTCTATATTATCAACTTCAGTTACTTGGCACCGGAGTTTCAAGAAAACAACTATCGG ACGATCTAGCCTACGCAGTTACCAAAAAGCTGCCCCTGGAGATTGATGAACAGCATGGACGAAGATGGGATGATGTGCTGGTCAACAAATATTTCCATGATGTCAGGGAAGCAAGAAAGCAAGGTAGGAAAGAGAAAAGACACAAAGAAGCCCAGGCTGTTCTAGCAGCTGCTACTCAAGCAGCAGCAACATCTTCTCGGAATACATCGCTCAGGAAAGATACGTCAGAAGAACCTGCTCAACAAGAG ATGAGTACGAATAGACGTGGCGGCGCCCACCTAGTGCCACAGACAAAGGAAACACTTTTAAAGGTGCCGGTTTCCGGTCCACCATCTGAGAAGCGTTCTGGTCAGCGTACACGAGAATTTTCATTAGAAAATCCACGAAGTTGTGACATCTGCAGACGCTCTGAAACTATATGGAACCTGATTGTGGTGTGCTCTAGTTGCAAG GTTGCTGTTCACATGGATTGCTACAAATGTGCTAAAGAATCTACTGGTCCTTGGTACTGTGAACTATGTGCGGAATCTACTGGTTCTTTCAATTTTTGGGAAAAACCGTATTCTACTACAGAGTGTGCTTTATGTGGAGGCACAACTGGGGCATTTAGGAAAGCCACAGATGGCCAGTGGGTTCATGCATTTTGTGCTGAG TGGTCTCTTGAATCAACCTTCAGAAGGGGTCAAGTAAATCCTGTGCAGGGAATG GAATCTCTGGCTAAGAACACCAACACTTGTTGTGTATGCCAACGGATATATGGTGCATGCATTAAG TGTAGTTATGGTAACTGCCAGACGACATTTCACCCCACCTGTGCCAGAAGTGCTCGCTTTCATATGACTGGTGGTGGAAAACTTCCGCATAAGGCTTACTGTGAGAAACACAGCTTGGAGCAGAAGGCAAAG GCTAAATCTCAGAAACATGAGGCAGTGGAACAGAAAAGTCTCAAACATTATAGG GTTGAACTTGAGAGGTTACGCCTTCTGTGTGAGCGTATAGTCAAGAGGGAGAAGTTAAAA CGAGAGCTGGCTGTTTTCTCGCATGAGATACTTGCTGCCAGAAGGGATCACGCTGCACGTAATCCATTTTCTCCTCCTGAAGTTTCATCGGACTCTGCTACAACGTCAATTAAAGGTTATCCAGATAGTAATATATCTGGCAGTGAAGCAATACAGAGGTCAGATGATATCACCATCGACAGCACAGCCTCTGTTAAGCAGCGGCGAGGCAAAGGTCTCGTTTTAATAGACACTGATCAGAAAACAGACGATAGTGCTACTTCCAGGGGTCGGTTTACTCGTAATCCAACCGAAAGCCAATTATTTTCTGTGAAAACCGTTCCACGCAAACATTGTATAGTCTCGCCAAGTGTTTCAGAGGAAGGAGATGAAGAATCAGAGACCAAGAAG CAGCATGTAGAAACATTTGCGAAGGAGCTTGTGATGACATCGGATGAAGCTTCTTTCAAGAACCGGCGGCTCCCAAAGGGATACTTTTATGTTCCTGTTGATGGTCTGCAAGAAGACAAGCCAGATTCATCTGATAAGCCAATCAACCAAACTGTGCCTTATGGTGAGTGTGAGATTTGA